The following DNA comes from Streptomyces sp. Ag109_O5-10.
GGTGTGCCGGGAGCGCCGGGCGTCCATCTCGGGGGCGCGCCGCAGCCGCCCGTGGGTGGCTATGCGCCGACGCAGATGGTTTCGGCGCCGGGTGCCAAGGGGCCCGAGGGCCCGGCTCGGGCACCGGGCGCGCAGACCCCGCCGGGCGCCCCCAACTCGCCCAACACGCCCGGTGCTCCGGGTGGTCCGCCGCCGGGCGACGTTCACCGTGCGGCCACGGTGCTGGCCGACCCGAGCGGGATGGGCGGCGGCGCGCAGCAGCCTCCGGGCGCCCCCGCCGCGCCTCCCGGGCCTCCCACGCCCCCGCGCACGGCTCCGCCGGCGGTCCGGGCGGCGCGGCGGTGCACCAAGCGGAGACGGTGCTGTCCGCGCCTCCGGTGGGCGCTCCGCCCGCCCCCGGCAGGCCGCCGGGCGCCCCGCAGATGCCGCCGCCGGTGCCGACGGGTGCGATGCCGCCGCCGGTGCCGGCGGGTGCGATGCCGCCGCCGGTGCCGGCGGGCGCGATGCCGCCGCCCGGTCAGCCCGTGCCCGGTCGGCCCGTGCCGGGGCAGCAGCCGCCGGCCTACGGCTACCCGCAGCAAGGCCAGCCGACGGTCGGTCCGGGGTATCAGGCGGTGCTGCGCTACCGGGCGCAGGACGGTTCGGAGCAGCAGCTGATCCGGCGTTCGGCGCCCGGCACGCCGCACCCGGAGTGGCAGATCTTCCACGAGCTGCGGGCCATGAACGTGCCGCCGGACCAGGTGCTGGAGCTGCACACGGAGCTGGAGCCGTGTGAGCTGCCGGGTGCGTACTGTGCGCGGATGATCCGGGAGCAGTGGCCGCAGGCTCGGCTGGCGAGCATCGCGCCGTACGGCACGGATCACGCGAGCCGGCAGCAGGGGATGCGGCAGTTGCTGGCGCACCAGGGCGAGTTGCACCAGGTGGCGGCGGGTCCCGCGCGGCCCGCGCCGGTGCGGGCGCCGTTGTCGCAGGTGCAGGCGGCGCCGCCGATCCCGCCGGAGGCGGTCGCGCAAGAGCTGGCGGCGGCGTTCGGTCCCGGGGTGTTCCGGTTCGAGCAGGCTGCGGTGTCGCGCCAGGGCGTGCCGCCGGTCGTGGCGCACACGCTGGTGGCGGCGGGGCTGCCGCTGGACATGGGGCCGTTCTTCTGGGCGCAGGCGCAGCCGGGCCGGCCGGTGCCGACGTTGGCGGAGCTGGCGCAGGAGCGCGGGTTGCAGCCGGCGCCGGACGCGGCGTCGTACCTCGTGATGGGGACCGACTTCGGCAAGGCGGTCTGTGTGCAGTACGGCACCGCGAACATCGTGGCCGTGCCCGTGGAGGCGGGGCCGGGCGGGGCGTCGGTGCCGCCGCAGTTCGTGAACACGGGGCTGCCGGAGTTCGCCCGCTGTCTGGCGCTGCTGGGCCGGATGTGGCGGCTGAGGTTCGGCCTGAACCAGGAGCAGGCGGGCCGCTGGACCGTCGACTTCCAGGCCCAGCTGGCCTCCCTGGACCCGGCGGCGCTCGGCTCGCCGGAGAGCTGGTGGTCGGTGCTGCTCGAGCAGATGTGGGACGGCCTGCTGTAGCGCGGGGGCAGGACGGCCGTACGGGGGCCGGTCGGGTCGGGAGGCCGGGCCGGCCCTCACGCGCGCGTGCCGCGTTGTCGTACCGCGCGGGCATGATGGGCGGATGGACTTCGAGCCGTACCGGGGCGAGTTGGTGGCGTACTGCTATCGGATGCTGGGCTCGTTCCACGAGGCCGAGGATCTGGTGCAGGAGACCATGCTGCGGGCCTGGAAGGCCCGTGAGCGCTACGACCCCGCGCGGGCCTCGGTGCGGACCTGGCTGTACCGGATCGCGACGAACGTGTGCCTGACGGCGCTCCAGGGGCGCGGGCGGCGGCCGTTGCCGTCGGGGCTCGGGGCGCCGGGTACGGATCCGGAGGCGCCGCTCACACCGGCGCTCGACGTGCCGTGGCTGGAGCCGTTCTCCGACGCGCGCTTCGACGTGGAGGCGCGTGCGGATCTGCGGCTCGCGCTGGTGGCGGCGCTGCAGCTGCTGCCCGCGCGGCAGCGGGCGGTGCTGGTGCTGCGCGAGGTGCTGGAGTTCAGTGCCGCCGAGGTCGCCGACCAGCTGGACACCTCGGTGCCGGCCGTGAACAGCGCGTTGCAGCGGGCGCGTGCGGCGCTCGGGGAGGCGGCCGGGGCGGACGAGGTGAGCGAGCCGGACGATCCCGGGGTGCGGGCGGCGGTCCTGAGGTACCAGCGGGCGTTCGAGGCGGCCGACGTGCCGGCGCTGGTGCGGCTGCTCACCGACGACGCGGTGCTGGAGATGCCGCCGGTGCCGCTGTGGTACCGGGGGCGTGGCGACTACGGCCGTTTCATGGAGCGGGTGTTCCGGCTGCGTGGTACCGGCTGGCGGGTGGGCTCCCTCACTGCGGGGGGACAGCCCGCGCTGGCCGCGTACGCCCCCGAGCCGGAGGGCGGGCACCGGCTGCACTCCGTGCAGGTCCTCACGGTCACCGGTGGCCGGATCGCGCGCAACGTGGTGTTCACGGACCCGCGCGTGCTGGCGGCGTGCGCGCCGGCGCGGCCTTCCGCCGCCGGCTGAGGGCCGGTCGGGAGCCGGGGGAGAAAAGTCAGCCGGCGCCGATGAGTCCGCCCGGTGCCGCCGGTATGTACCGGTGACCATCGAGCGAAGGGACAACCGTCATGAGCGTTGTCGTCATCGAGTTCACCACCCTGGACGGGATCGTGTCCGACCCCGACGGCTCCGGGGGCACGCCGTACGGCGGCTGGATCCTCCGTTTCGGCCGGGAGGAGATCGCGGGGGACCGGTTCGGTCTGGGCCGCACCCTGGACGAGGGGGTCGTCCTGCTCGGGCATGCCACCTGGCAGGCCTTCGCCCGTCTGTGGCCGGGCCGGGACGACCCCTTCTCCACGCGCCTGAACGCCGCGCCGAAGCTGGTCGCCTCCCGCACCGCGTCCGACGCGGCCGACGTGTCCGCGTGGGCGAACTCCCGTCTCCTCGAAGGGGATCTCCTGGACGCCGTCAGGACCGAGCGGCGGGACGTGATCGTCATGGGCAGCATCGGGGTCGTCCACGCCCTGGCGGACGCGGACCTGGTCGACGAGTACCGGTTGCTGACCTTCCCCACCGTCCTCGGCACCGGCCGGCCGCTGTTCCCGGCCGGTGGCCCGCCCGCCGAACTGGAGTGCCTGTCCGCGGAACGCGTGGGCGCGACGGTGCTGACCCGCTACCGAAGGGCGCGCGGCTGAGCCTGCGCGCCCCCCGATGCGCTTCCCTCCGCCTGGGGCGATGTGCGGTGTTTCCGGCGCGCCATGCGGAGTGTCGCGTTATGAACACTTACGTCCGATCCATCAAGATATCCGCGAAATCATCATTTCGTGCGGGTCCGGCGGAGAGGGGTTCCAGGTGAGCAGCGCATCGATGTCGCCGTACGAGTTCGTGACCGTCCGGGGGCGTGGCTACCGCCCCGACCAGGTCGAGACGTTCATGGTGGAGCTCGGTGAGGAGCGGGACGCGGCGTGGGAGCGTGCCGCGCGGCTCACCGTGCTCGCCAAGGAGATGGAGGCGGAGGCCGAGCGGATGCGCGCTGTGGTCGAGGAGCTTCCGCCGCAGACGTACGAGGCGCTCGGGGACCGCGCGCACCGGATCTTCCGGCTCGTGGTGGAGGAGGCGAAGACCCTGCGCGAGGGCGCCCGCCGCGAGCTGACGGAGGGCGTCGTGGAGGCCGCGGCGCGCGCCGACGGTGAGTGCGACGCGGTGCGGGAGCGGGCCGACGCGCTCCGTGCGGACAGCGAGGAACGCGCCCGCCAGTTGCTCCTCGCGGCGAGCGCCGAGGCGGACGACATCCGCATCAGTGCCCGCCTGGAGGTCAAGGAGCAGCGGGGCGAGGCGCTTTCGGCCCTGCGCGAGGTACGGCAGCGCACCACCGGGATGCTCGCCGAACTGGCCAAGGAGCACGCCGAACGCTGGGCCGAGGAGGAGCGCGAGGAGGCCGCGCGCGCCGCCGCGGTCGACGCGCACAACGCCGAACGCATCGCGCGCGCCGAGGCCGCCCTGGCGGAGGCGGAACGGGCCCTGGAGGAGGCCCGGGAGTCGGCGCGCCGCTCCGAGGAGGAGGCCGAGGAGCGTGCCCGCGAGGTTCTCGCGGAGGCCAAGGCCCGCGAGGAGCAGATCGCGCGGGAGACCGAGCGGGTGCTGCGCGAGCACGGCGAGACCTGGGACGACGTTCAGGCGCACATGGACCACATGCGGGACAGCCTCGTGACCCTGACAGGGCGCGCGGCCGCGGAATAGCGCGCCCGGCTGCCCCCGGCCGCCCTCTGCTGTCCCCCCGCCGCGCTCCTGCCGTTCCCCCCGCTTGCGCCCGCCGCGCTCCTGCCGTTCCCCCCGCTTGCGCCCGCCGAGCTCCTGCCGCACGCCCGCCGCGCCCTCAGCCGCCCCGCCGGACCGCCCCCGCCAGGATCCACCCCTCCACCGCCTCGTACTGCCGGCGCTGCTCCACGGCCCGGCTCCGCCCGGAGGCCACCGTCCCCAGCCAGCCCAGGAAGAACCCGGCCGGGATGGAGACGAGGCCGGTGGTGGTGAAGGGGAACCAGTTGAAGTCGGCGTGCGGGAAGGCGGCGGCCGGCGAGCCCGAGACCAGGTTGGTGCCGGGCATCAGGAGCAGCACGGTGAGGGTGCCGCCGAGCAGGGTGCACAGCAGGCCGGTGCGGGTGTAGCGGCGCCAGAAGAGGCCGTAGACCAGGGCGGGGGCGAGGGCGGAGGCGCCGACGCAGAAGGAGAGGATGATCAGGGGCTGCAGGCTGTGGTGCTGGACCAGGGTCGCCAGCAGGATCGTGGGGACCCCCGTGGCGAGCGCGGAGACGCGGGCCACGGTCATCTCGCGGCGGGCCGGCATCTCCTGGACGCGGGTCGCGAAGACGTCGTGGGCGAGGGAGTTGGCGCAGGCGAGGATCATGCCGGCGACGGAGGCGAGCAGGGTCAGGAAGATCGCCGTGGTGACGGTGGTGAAGAGCAGGCTCTCCACCGTCGAGGCGCCGGTGCCGAAGGCCGCGCGGGCGCCCAGCAGGTAGGCGGTGTTGCCCTGCGGGTCGGCGGCGGTGACGGCGGCGCGGCCGACCAGGGCGGTGGCGCCGAAGCCGACGACGCTGACGACCAGCACGAACAGGGCCACGCACGACACCGCCCAGGACATCGACCGGCGGACCTGGCGGGCACTGGAGGCGGTGTACATGCGCATGGTGATGTGCGGCAGGCAGGCGCCGCCGAGGACGACGGTCAGCTCCGAGCTGATCATGTCGAGGCGCGGGGCGGGGCCGCCGGTGAACTGGAGGCCGGAGCGCAGGTACGCGGTTCCGACGCCGCTGCCCCGGGCCGCCGCGGCGAGCAGGGCACCGGGGTCCCAGGCGAAGCGGTGCAGGACCAGCAGGGCGACCACGGTGCCGGAACCGAGCAGCATCACGATCTTCAGGATCTGGATGAGGGCGGTGCCCTTCATGCCGCCGATGGCCGCGTAGCTGATCATCAGGGCGCCGAGGCCGATGACGCAGCCGGTCTGCACGGCCCTGTTGGAGAAGCCGAGGACGAAGGCCATCAGCTGTCCGGCGCCGGCGAGCTGGACCAGCATCAGCGGCAGCAGGGCGGCGACGGTCACCGCACAGGCCGCGATGCGTACGCTGCGGCCGGGCATCCGGCGGGCCAGCGCGTCGCCCATGGTGAACCGGCCCGCGTTGCGCAGCGGTTCGGCCAGCAGGAACATCAGCAGGAGCAGTGACAGGGCCGTGCTGAGGGCGAGGACGACGCCGTCGTAGCCGCACAGGGCGATCACGCCGCCGGTGGCGAGGACGCCGGCCCCTGAGATGTAGTCGCCGGCGATCGCCAGGCCGTTGCGGAGCGGGGAGAGGGAGCCGTAGCCGGTGTAGAACTCGTCGAGGTCGTCGCGGTCCGGGCCGGTCAGCACGCACAGCAGGAGCGTGAGGGTCGCCACGACGGTGAAGGCGACCAGTGACATGGACTGGGCGGAGCCGCTGAAGCCGGTCACCGTACGGCCCCGCGCCTGGCGTCCAGTTCCGCGGTGCGGCGGATGCGGTCGGCGAGCGGGTCGACGTGGTGGCGCGCGGAGTGCTCGTAGAGGGCGATCGCCAGCCAGGTGACGGGGAGCTGGAGGAGGGCGAGGAACAGGCCCGCGGGTACGCCGTCGGCGACCGTGCTCGTCATCAGGCCCGGGGCGAACGCCGACAGCACCAGGAACAGGGTGAAGTAGCCGAGCGCGGTGAGGGTGGCGGTGCGCCGCCGGAGGCGGTAGGCGCCGCGCAGCAGCCGCAGGTCGCTGTGGTGTCCGACCGGCTCCCGGTGCGGCACGTGGCGGGGTCTCGGCGGCTCGGGCGGCAGTGGCTGCCAGGGGTAGGTGAGGTGTGCCGGTCCGTGCGGGGACGGGTCGGAAGGGGCGCCGGAGTCGGCTGGGTCGGAAAGGTCGTGGGCCATCCCGGTGCTCCTTGCGTGGCTCGGGTCCGTGGCGGCGGAACGCAGGGAGAGGAGGGAGCGGGGGACGCACGTTACTCGCAGGTATCCGGGGCGTGTGGGCATTTTCGGCAACTGGCGGGCGGGTACGCGCTTACTGCACCCGAACGTGTCTGACCTCGGGTGTTACCCGCGTTAACTCCGGGACGGGAGTCAGTCCTTGAGGACCGGGAAGCGTCGCGGTGCCACCGACAGGAGCACCACGAACGCCACCGCGGCCGCGCAC
Coding sequences within:
- a CDS encoding DUF485 domain-containing protein, producing the protein MAHDLSDPADSGAPSDPSPHGPAHLTYPWQPLPPEPPRPRHVPHREPVGHHSDLRLLRGAYRLRRRTATLTALGYFTLFLVLSAFAPGLMTSTVADGVPAGLFLALLQLPVTWLAIALYEHSARHHVDPLADRIRRTAELDARRGAVR
- a CDS encoding RNA polymerase subunit sigma-70; translation: MDFEPYRGELVAYCYRMLGSFHEAEDLVQETMLRAWKARERYDPARASVRTWLYRIATNVCLTALQGRGRRPLPSGLGAPGTDPEAPLTPALDVPWLEPFSDARFDVEARADLRLALVAALQLLPARQRAVLVLREVLEFSAAEVADQLDTSVPAVNSALQRARAALGEAAGADEVSEPDDPGVRAAVLRYQRAFEAADVPALVRLLTDDAVLEMPPVPLWYRGRGDYGRFMERVFRLRGTGWRVGSLTAGGQPALAAYAPEPEGGHRLHSVQVLTVTGGRIARNVVFTDPRVLAACAPARPSAAG
- a CDS encoding cellulose-binding protein, with translation MSSASMSPYEFVTVRGRGYRPDQVETFMVELGEERDAAWERAARLTVLAKEMEAEAERMRAVVEELPPQTYEALGDRAHRIFRLVVEEAKTLREGARRELTEGVVEAAARADGECDAVRERADALRADSEERARQLLLAASAEADDIRISARLEVKEQRGEALSALREVRQRTTGMLAELAKEHAERWAEEEREEAARAAAVDAHNAERIARAEAALAEAERALEEARESARRSEEEAEERAREVLAEAKAREEQIARETERVLREHGETWDDVQAHMDHMRDSLVTLTGRAAAE
- a CDS encoding cation acetate symporter, which produces MTGFSGSAQSMSLVAFTVVATLTLLLCVLTGPDRDDLDEFYTGYGSLSPLRNGLAIAGDYISGAGVLATGGVIALCGYDGVVLALSTALSLLLLMFLLAEPLRNAGRFTMGDALARRMPGRSVRIAACAVTVAALLPLMLVQLAGAGQLMAFVLGFSNRAVQTGCVIGLGALMISYAAIGGMKGTALIQILKIVMLLGSGTVVALLVLHRFAWDPGALLAAAARGSGVGTAYLRSGLQFTGGPAPRLDMISSELTVVLGGACLPHITMRMYTASSARQVRRSMSWAVSCVALFVLVVSVVGFGATALVGRAAVTAADPQGNTAYLLGARAAFGTGASTVESLLFTTVTTAIFLTLLASVAGMILACANSLAHDVFATRVQEMPARREMTVARVSALATGVPTILLATLVQHHSLQPLIILSFCVGASALAPALVYGLFWRRYTRTGLLCTLLGGTLTVLLLMPGTNLVSGSPAAAFPHADFNWFPFTTTGLVSIPAGFFLGWLGTVASGRSRAVEQRRQYEAVEGWILAGAVRRGG
- a CDS encoding dihydrofolate reductase family protein, whose product is MSVVVIEFTTLDGIVSDPDGSGGTPYGGWILRFGREEIAGDRFGLGRTLDEGVVLLGHATWQAFARLWPGRDDPFSTRLNAAPKLVASRTASDAADVSAWANSRLLEGDLLDAVRTERRDVIVMGSIGVVHALADADLVDEYRLLTFPTVLGTGRPLFPAGGPPAELECLSAERVGATVLTRYRRARG